A genome region from Hymenobacter tibetensis includes the following:
- a CDS encoding DUF6766 family protein: protein MLNQPSSPVLRFLYENSLLLAGTALVLFSLVGQALTGWYDYNGELEQLHLLPLTLRQYLGSGHFLEATFENWESEFLQMGLFVLLTIWLRQKGSSESKKLYETEDVDEDPDPNKPGAPGPVKRGGWQLALYQNSLTLAFFLLFFVSVWLHAVGGAEVYSIEQQQQGKPAVKALEYMGTSRFWFESFQNWQSEFLSIVSIVGLSIYLRQKGSPQSKPVDASNSETGK, encoded by the coding sequence ATGCTTAACCAGCCTTCTTCCCCTGTTTTGCGCTTTCTATACGAGAACAGTTTGTTGTTGGCCGGCACGGCGCTAGTCTTGTTCTCGCTGGTGGGCCAGGCCCTTACGGGGTGGTACGACTACAACGGCGAGCTAGAGCAACTGCACCTGCTGCCTCTTACATTGCGGCAGTACCTTGGCTCGGGGCATTTTCTGGAAGCAACCTTCGAGAATTGGGAAAGTGAGTTTTTGCAGATGGGCTTGTTTGTGCTGCTGACCATTTGGCTGCGGCAGAAAGGCTCTTCGGAATCCAAGAAGCTCTATGAAACCGAAGACGTTGATGAAGACCCCGACCCCAACAAACCCGGCGCGCCTGGTCCGGTGAAGCGGGGCGGTTGGCAACTAGCACTCTACCAAAATTCCCTGACGCTTGCGTTCTTCCTGCTGTTCTTTGTTTCCGTCTGGCTGCACGCGGTGGGTGGGGCCGAAGTGTACAGCATCGAGCAACAGCAGCAAGGCAAACCAGCCGTGAAGGCCCTGGAGTACATGGGCACGTCACGGTTCTGGTTTGAGTCGTTTCAGAATTGGCAGAGTGAGTTCCTGAGCATCGTTTCCATTGTGGGGTTGTCTATTTACTTGCGTCAGAAAGGCTCGCCTCAGTCTAAGCCCGTGGATGCCAGCAACAGTGAAACCGGCAAATGA
- the ispF gene encoding 2-C-methyl-D-erythritol 2,4-cyclodiphosphate synthase: MKIRTGFGYDVHQLQEGLPFWLGGIQVPHTHGALGHSDADVLIHVICDALLGAANLRDIGFHFPDTDPQYKGIDSKRLLTEVVRLLHERGYTISNIDSTICLEAPKVNPHIPEMQRVLADVMQIEQNDISIKATTTEKLGFVGRREGVAAYASVLIMQP, encoded by the coding sequence ATGAAAATCCGTACCGGCTTCGGCTACGACGTTCACCAGCTCCAAGAAGGCCTCCCCTTCTGGCTGGGCGGTATTCAGGTTCCGCATACCCACGGCGCCCTTGGCCACTCCGACGCTGATGTGCTTATCCACGTTATCTGCGACGCGCTACTCGGTGCGGCCAACCTGCGCGACATCGGGTTCCACTTTCCCGACACCGATCCGCAGTACAAGGGCATCGACAGCAAGCGGCTGCTGACCGAAGTGGTCCGCCTGCTCCACGAGCGGGGCTATACCATCTCCAATATCGATTCCACCATCTGTCTGGAAGCGCCGAAGGTGAACCCGCACATTCCGGAAATGCAGCGGGTGCTGGCCGACGTGATGCAGATCGAGCAAAACGATATTAGCATCAAAGCCACCACCACCGAAAAACTGGGTTTTGTTGGCCGCCGCGAAGGCGTGGCCGCCTACGCTTCTGTTCTCATCATGCAACCTTAG
- a CDS encoding NAD(P)H-hydrate dehydratase: protein MKILSAEQTRAADQATIQAANIRSDQLMERAATAFSEWLINHLSQNAASEVHLFCGPGNNGGDGLAVARQLHLSGYAVHVWLLPAATHSPDFIINRQRLPTAVPCVELVSKKFPTLAPRSIIVDALFGTGLSRPLEGLAAEVVQHLNSSETAVFAIDLPSGLFADAPQPPDSPVVRAQHTVGFELPKLAYLLPQNAQLVGTWEVLPIGLNKEFIHNAPVENYFVDTNFLVGRLPKRPKFAHKGTFGHALLLAGSFGKIGAAVLAARACLHGGVGLLTVRTPAVGYIILQTAVPEAMALTDPASDFITELPDLKSYAAVGIGPGLGQDPATVEVLRQLLQQAHEASLPLILDADALNLLGTHRELLDQLPPNTLLTPHPKEFERLTERAHNDYHRLELLRAFCRRHTCYCVLKGAYTALGTPEGLLYFNSTGNPGMGTGGSGDVLTGLLLALRADQRLSPLDAALLGIFAHGHAGDLAAQQTGEAGLIASDIVRFIGPALAGLER, encoded by the coding sequence ATGAAGATCCTCTCCGCCGAACAAACCCGTGCCGCCGACCAAGCCACTATTCAAGCAGCCAATATCCGCTCAGACCAGTTAATGGAGCGCGCTGCCACGGCTTTCAGTGAGTGGCTGATCAACCACCTAAGCCAAAACGCAGCCAGTGAAGTGCACCTGTTTTGCGGCCCCGGCAACAACGGCGGCGACGGCCTAGCGGTGGCTCGGCAGCTGCACCTCTCCGGCTACGCAGTGCATGTGTGGCTGCTCCCGGCTGCTACCCACTCCCCTGACTTCATCATCAACCGCCAGCGGCTACCTACTGCCGTGCCTTGTGTGGAACTGGTTTCCAAGAAATTCCCAACGCTTGCTCCCAGAAGTATTATAGTGGATGCTTTGTTTGGTACGGGTTTGAGCCGGCCGCTGGAAGGCTTGGCAGCGGAGGTGGTGCAGCACCTCAATTCGTCCGAAACCGCCGTCTTCGCTATTGATTTGCCTTCTGGCTTATTTGCCGACGCCCCACAACCTCCTGATAGCCCCGTGGTGCGGGCGCAGCACACAGTGGGTTTTGAGCTACCCAAGCTAGCGTACCTGCTCCCTCAAAACGCTCAATTAGTAGGCACTTGGGAGGTGCTGCCTATCGGGCTCAATAAAGAGTTTATCCACAACGCTCCTGTGGAAAACTATTTCGTGGATACTAATTTCTTGGTCGGGCGCCTACCCAAGCGGCCTAAATTTGCGCACAAAGGCACTTTTGGGCATGCACTGCTACTGGCAGGTAGTTTCGGCAAAATAGGAGCCGCCGTGTTGGCCGCACGCGCTTGTCTGCACGGGGGCGTAGGGCTGCTCACCGTGCGTACTCCCGCGGTTGGGTATATCATTCTGCAAACTGCCGTACCAGAGGCCATGGCCCTGACTGATCCAGCCTCTGACTTTATAACCGAGCTGCCCGACTTGAAATCGTACGCGGCGGTTGGCATTGGCCCGGGCTTGGGACAGGACCCTGCCACTGTGGAAGTGCTGCGCCAACTGCTACAGCAAGCTCATGAGGCGTCGTTGCCACTCATACTTGATGCGGATGCGCTGAACCTGCTGGGCACCCACCGCGAGCTGCTCGATCAGCTACCGCCCAACACGCTGCTCACTCCGCATCCAAAAGAGTTTGAGCGCCTCACCGAGCGGGCTCACAACGACTATCACCGCTTGGAACTGCTCCGGGCCTTTTGCCGCCGCCACACTTGCTATTGCGTGTTGAAAGGCGCTTACACGGCATTGGGCACTCCGGAGGGCTTGCTTTATTTCAACAGTACCGGCAACCCTGGTATGGGCACTGGTGGCAGTGGCGACGTTCTGACGGGCCTGCTGCTAGCCTTGCGCGCCGACCAACGTCTTTCCCCACTCGATGCAGCCCTGCTCGGTATCTTCGCCCATGGGCACGCCGGCGACCTTGCCGCGCAGCAAACTGGCGAAGCCGGGCTTATTGCCAGTGACATCGTGCGCTTCATCGGGCCGGCTTTGGCTGGTTTAGAACGCTAG
- a CDS encoding UbiA family prenyltransferase yields MPLSSPKTPSGPPTASAMVGGTWLAVLRRWTDAVLYSSMWLALAALALTWATFLFWRVDIPVRLALMIFTATLFLYNIDSVLPYKHRQPVVLSGRKRWMLEHRRELLALALASLAVAGLLFFLDGWQHLTLFLGHLAAISLLYSMPVVKVRGHWRALRDLPLLKVFLIGYVWAAITVWVPALYLDKPLLGPVVFLLFARRFFFILALAFVFDIRDYTKDQLTGTRTFPGLFGVRATKYIALASLAAGSVLFPAGIGYAHMLILAVPIIVAALTIWYAEESRPDYYFALLTDGVMILQFVAVYVVRW; encoded by the coding sequence ATGCCTTTGTCCTCTCCTAAAACACCGTCGGGGCCGCCTACTGCTTCCGCTATGGTGGGAGGCACCTGGTTGGCCGTATTACGGCGTTGGACGGATGCAGTGCTGTACAGCAGCATGTGGCTGGCACTAGCCGCGTTGGCGCTCACCTGGGCCACCTTTCTGTTTTGGCGGGTAGACATTCCGGTCCGATTGGCCCTCATGATTTTCACAGCCACCCTTTTTCTCTACAACATCGACAGCGTGTTGCCCTACAAGCATCGGCAGCCGGTGGTGCTTTCGGGGCGTAAGCGCTGGATGTTGGAACACCGGCGCGAACTGTTGGCGCTGGCGCTGGCTTCGCTGGCCGTAGCGGGGCTGTTGTTTTTCTTGGACGGCTGGCAGCACTTAACGCTCTTTCTAGGGCATTTGGCGGCTATTTCTTTGCTGTATTCGATGCCCGTAGTAAAGGTGCGAGGCCACTGGCGGGCCCTGCGCGACTTGCCGTTGCTGAAGGTGTTTTTGATTGGCTATGTGTGGGCTGCTATTACCGTTTGGGTGCCGGCTCTGTATTTAGACAAACCTCTTCTGGGGCCGGTGGTATTTCTGCTGTTTGCCCGGCGCTTTTTCTTTATTCTGGCCCTAGCCTTCGTCTTTGATATCCGGGACTACACTAAGGACCAGCTCACGGGCACGCGCACGTTTCCAGGCTTGTTCGGGGTTCGTGCCACCAAGTACATAGCTCTCGCCTCACTGGCGGCCGGAAGCGTGCTATTCCCAGCCGGTATAGGGTACGCACACATGCTGATTCTCGCGGTGCCCATCATCGTAGCAGCCCTTACCATTTGGTACGCCGAAGAATCACGCCCCGATTACTACTTTGCCTTGCTTACCGATGGTGTCATGATTCTGCAGTTCGTGGCAGTATATGTAGTAAGGTGGTGA
- the msrB gene encoding peptide-methionine (R)-S-oxide reductase MsrB, with translation MQTWKDVIHLASHPAPAPRRVEKTDAEWKAQLTSEQYHVTRQHGTERAFTGEYCEAHEAGLYACICCGTPLYDSRTKFESGTGWPSFTQPVDESAIRYKKDTSYGMTRVEVLCNICDAHQGHVFPDGPAPSGLRLCINSASIKLVSETKEAAATK, from the coding sequence ATGCAAACCTGGAAAGACGTTATCCACTTGGCTAGCCATCCGGCTCCTGCACCACGCCGCGTAGAGAAAACGGATGCCGAGTGGAAAGCCCAACTCACCTCCGAGCAATACCACGTAACTCGCCAGCACGGCACCGAGCGCGCTTTCACCGGCGAGTACTGCGAAGCTCACGAAGCCGGCCTCTACGCCTGCATCTGCTGTGGCACTCCACTCTACGATTCGCGCACCAAGTTCGAGTCTGGTACCGGCTGGCCCAGCTTCACGCAGCCCGTCGACGAAAGCGCAATCCGGTATAAGAAGGATACCAGCTACGGCATGACCCGCGTAGAAGTGCTTTGCAACATCTGCGACGCTCACCAAGGCCACGTCTTCCCCGACGGTCCGGCCCCGAGTGGCTTGCGCTTGTGCATCAATTCGGCCAGCATCAAACTGGTGAGTGAGACCAAAGAAGCTGCCGCTACGAAGTAA
- a CDS encoding TetR/AcrR family transcriptional regulator, producing the protein MEIKDRILLAARELFTLRGIKSVSMDDIATHLSMSKKTLYKWFENKDQIVEGVMRHHLGQTQSECQTILCGAESAIAELFGMMDWMKSQFTDMHPSIFHDLQKYYPASYKLWLEHKNDYILEQITDNLRRGVQEGLYRADLDIDVLARLRLGQIEMAFNPVVFPPRIFDLQRVSLITLEHFMLGVATLKGHKLINQYRHVTEEE; encoded by the coding sequence ATGGAGATTAAAGACCGCATCTTATTGGCAGCGCGTGAACTCTTCACCCTCCGGGGTATCAAGAGTGTATCGATGGACGACATTGCTACGCATCTGAGCATGTCGAAAAAAACACTCTACAAATGGTTCGAAAACAAAGACCAGATAGTGGAAGGCGTGATGCGCCATCACCTAGGCCAGACCCAGAGCGAATGTCAAACCATACTCTGTGGGGCTGAATCAGCTATTGCTGAGCTATTTGGGATGATGGATTGGATGAAAAGTCAGTTCACTGATATGCATCCCAGCATTTTCCATGATTTGCAGAAATATTATCCGGCGTCTTATAAGCTCTGGCTTGAACATAAAAACGACTACATCCTAGAACAGATAACCGACAACCTGCGCCGGGGCGTGCAAGAAGGCCTCTACCGCGCCGACCTTGATATCGATGTACTGGCTCGCCTACGCCTAGGGCAAATCGAAATGGCCTTTAACCCAGTGGTTTTCCCGCCCCGCATCTTCGACCTGCAGCGGGTCTCGCTCATTACGCTAGAGCACTTTATGCTGGGCGTTGCCACCCTCAAGGGGCACAAGCTAATCAACCAATACCGTCACGTGACGGAAGAAGAATAA
- a CDS encoding inorganic diphosphatase translates to MAHFNPWHDVERGDNSPQVVNGIIEIPKGSKGKYELDKVSGLLKLDRVLFSAVHYPAAYGFIPKTYCDDNDPLDILVLCSVDIVPMCLVEAKVIGVMQMIDGDEEDDKIIAVAAHDISVNHFNDIADLPPHTLNEMQRFFEDYKALEHKHVTVERFMGREDAYRIIDDSIKLYNETFPNGSDSESVTKSTGVEL, encoded by the coding sequence ATGGCTCATTTTAACCCCTGGCACGATGTAGAGCGTGGTGACAATTCACCACAAGTCGTGAACGGCATCATCGAAATCCCAAAAGGCTCGAAAGGCAAGTATGAACTGGATAAGGTTAGCGGCTTGCTGAAGCTGGACCGTGTGCTTTTCTCGGCCGTGCATTACCCTGCTGCGTACGGGTTCATCCCGAAAACATACTGCGACGATAACGACCCCCTCGATATCCTGGTGCTGTGCTCGGTTGACATCGTGCCCATGTGCCTCGTGGAAGCCAAGGTGATTGGCGTAATGCAGATGATTGACGGTGACGAGGAAGACGACAAGATTATTGCCGTGGCTGCCCATGACATTTCGGTGAATCACTTCAACGACATTGCCGACCTGCCGCCGCATACGCTGAATGAAATGCAGCGCTTCTTCGAAGACTACAAAGCCTTGGAGCACAAACACGTTACCGTGGAACGCTTCATGGGCCGTGAAGATGCCTACCGCATCATCGACGACAGCATCAAGCTCTATAACGAAACGTTTCCGAACGGATCCGATTCAGAGTCGGTGACGAAGTCCACGGGCGTCGAGCTGTAA
- the sdaAA gene encoding L-serine ammonia-lyase, iron-sulfur-dependent, subunit alpha, whose protein sequence is MSLLFTDFASWRAHCAATGEPLYQPVLTYEIEQKGRSEEEIWVGLQRAYDVMRDAVQTGLTQDMTSRSGMINNGAKKIAASPVTVLSPEFKNLIMRAFGAKEVNSCMGRVVAAPTAGASGILPGVLVTLQELHHLSDRTILEGLLVAAGIALIIEQNASLAGAVGGCQAETGSAAAMGSGAIVYCLGGSVDQAFAAVAVTIQCMLGLVCDPVAGLVEVPCVVRNASAAAIAFSSAQIAIANIDPVIPVDQCVAALGEVGQSMETRYKETALGGLANTTRGREIEKMVLVQDVQILPDEDQ, encoded by the coding sequence ATGTCTTTGCTCTTCACTGATTTTGCTTCCTGGCGGGCGCACTGCGCCGCTACCGGCGAGCCGCTTTACCAGCCCGTGCTGACCTATGAAATCGAGCAAAAAGGCCGGTCGGAAGAAGAAATATGGGTGGGCTTGCAGCGTGCCTATGACGTGATGCGCGATGCCGTGCAGACCGGCCTCACCCAGGACATGACCTCCCGCTCGGGTATGATCAACAACGGCGCGAAAAAGATTGCGGCTTCTCCAGTCACTGTGTTGTCGCCGGAGTTCAAGAACCTTATCATGCGCGCTTTTGGGGCTAAAGAAGTGAATTCATGCATGGGCCGCGTGGTGGCTGCGCCTACTGCTGGCGCTTCGGGCATCTTGCCAGGTGTGCTCGTCACGCTTCAGGAGCTACACCACCTATCCGATAGAACCATTCTAGAAGGACTATTAGTAGCAGCCGGTATTGCGCTCATCATCGAGCAAAACGCCTCGTTGGCGGGAGCCGTGGGGGGATGTCAGGCGGAAACCGGCTCGGCGGCAGCCATGGGCAGTGGGGCTATTGTCTATTGCCTAGGCGGCTCCGTTGACCAGGCGTTTGCGGCCGTAGCCGTTACCATCCAGTGCATGCTCGGGTTGGTGTGCGACCCGGTGGCGGGTTTGGTGGAAGTTCCCTGCGTGGTGCGCAACGCCTCGGCGGCGGCTATTGCCTTCTCCTCGGCTCAAATTGCCATTGCCAACATCGACCCCGTTATTCCCGTCGACCAGTGTGTGGCGGCGCTTGGCGAGGTAGGCCAGAGCATGGAAACCCGCTACAAGGAAACGGCCCTGGGTGGGTTGGCTAACACCACGCGCGGCCGCGAAATTGAGAAGATGGTGCTGGTGCAGGACGTGCAGATTCTGCCCGACGAGGACCAGTAA
- a CDS encoding LutB/LldF family L-lactate oxidation iron-sulfur protein → MIATKSSQFQLDSEKKAFDLEHRRKIRFNIGKYNAAVSTGLAFYQDHELARERASYLKSTVINNLHEYLLEFERNFTARGGKVIWAQDADEALREIGKIMARRKARTVVKAKSMTTEEIHLNKFLEKNGIESVETDLGEFIVQLNGERPYHIVTPAMHLSKLDIADIFVKHLGIEYTDDAQKLVLTARHLLRSKYTTAEVGITGGNFLIADTGAVAVTENEGNARLSATFPRTHIAIVGIEKVIPKLDDLALFWPLLSTSGTGQQVTVYNTIYTGPRQPLEKDGPDEMIVVLLDNGRTNLLAQPAQRESLNCIRCGACLNICPVYKNIGGHAYETTYSGPIGSVISPHLSGLAENKHLSYASSLCGACTSVCPVKIPIHNLLLQNRQQVVREGHTDKEERTAIRLWLVAMKNRRLLDLLPARAKNWVLLRLLSQVGWSKRRDALEVAPKSFKQLWKARN, encoded by the coding sequence ATGATAGCCACGAAATCCAGCCAGTTTCAGCTCGACAGCGAAAAAAAGGCTTTTGACTTAGAGCACCGCCGCAAAATTCGCTTCAATATCGGGAAGTATAATGCGGCTGTTAGTACGGGCCTCGCCTTCTACCAAGACCATGAACTGGCGCGGGAACGGGCTTCTTATTTGAAGTCCACGGTTATCAACAACCTGCACGAATACCTGCTGGAATTCGAGCGCAACTTTACGGCGCGCGGCGGCAAAGTAATTTGGGCGCAGGATGCCGATGAAGCGCTGCGTGAGATTGGCAAGATCATGGCCCGGCGCAAGGCCCGCACCGTGGTGAAAGCCAAAAGCATGACCACCGAGGAAATCCACCTCAATAAGTTCCTGGAAAAGAACGGCATCGAGTCGGTGGAAACCGATTTGGGCGAGTTCATTGTGCAGCTGAACGGTGAGCGGCCGTATCACATCGTGACGCCGGCCATGCACCTAAGCAAGCTGGATATTGCCGACATCTTCGTTAAGCACCTAGGCATAGAGTACACCGACGATGCCCAGAAACTAGTACTCACAGCGCGGCACTTGTTGCGCAGCAAGTACACCACCGCCGAGGTGGGCATCACGGGCGGCAACTTCCTGATTGCCGACACTGGCGCCGTGGCCGTGACCGAAAATGAGGGCAATGCCCGGTTATCGGCCACTTTCCCACGCACCCACATCGCCATTGTGGGCATCGAGAAGGTGATTCCGAAGCTGGATGACCTGGCCTTGTTCTGGCCCCTGCTGAGCACCAGCGGCACCGGCCAGCAAGTGACGGTGTACAACACCATCTACACCGGTCCGCGCCAGCCACTAGAGAAAGACGGCCCCGACGAAATGATTGTGGTGCTGCTCGATAACGGCCGAACCAATCTGCTGGCACAGCCAGCCCAGCGCGAATCGTTGAACTGCATCCGGTGCGGCGCCTGCCTCAACATCTGCCCCGTGTATAAAAACATTGGCGGCCACGCCTATGAAACCACCTATTCGGGGCCCATTGGTTCGGTTATCTCGCCTCATTTGAGCGGCCTCGCCGAAAACAAGCACCTCAGCTACGCTTCGTCGTTGTGCGGCGCGTGCACTTCGGTGTGCCCCGTGAAGATTCCGATTCACAATCTGTTGCTTCAAAACCGCCAGCAGGTGGTGCGCGAAGGCCACACCGACAAAGAGGAGCGCACGGCTATCCGGCTCTGGCTGGTGGCCATGAAAAACCGCCGCTTACTGGACTTGCTGCCTGCCCGCGCCAAAAACTGGGTGCTGCTGCGCCTACTCAGCCAAGTAGGCTGGAGCAAACGCCGCGACGCGCTGGAAGTGGCACCGAAATCGTTCAAACAGCTCTGGAAGGCGCGGAATTAG
- a CDS encoding M28 family peptidase produces the protein MHKSPLLTWLLVAGLSVSAVAQQAPEKVKIKSKRKKDKTEAAATPAPTTESTPATQPAAQIDLAGQYGQTITQEDLRKHLTILASDAYEGRETGEKGQKMAADYLSKQFKDLGLTGPVQGSDNPYLQHFTMERSTWAEGGTMKVGGQTFNWLVDFYGLGVTPFQQETTVQPVFVGYGIEQDGYSDYAGKDVQGKDLVILLDEPKSADGKPLLGKDGANSKWGNDYRAKAALAAEKGARSVFFVDFNPNSNFSKSLGRVSQYVSRPSISFKDAKPGTRRSSFFVSPAVGYKLLGTNEAAVTKYIASVGQAGKPVASPFKPAKFSVKAPKKVEDFTTENVMGYLEGTDKKDEVVVLSAHYDHIGVIGGEVHNGADDDGSGTVTLLEMAQGFLKAKAEGHGPRRSLLFLAVTGEEKGLLGSEYYTDHPIFPLTATVADLNTDMIGRTDKDHEGKSEYVYVIGSDKLSTELHEIVLNANAQYTKIDLDFRFNDPEDPNRFYYRSDHYNFAKHKIPVAFFFNGVHDDYHGAGDEVEKIEFPQMEKRARLVFHSAWEVANRDSRIVVDSNKK, from the coding sequence ATGCACAAATCACCTCTTCTGACCTGGCTGCTAGTGGCGGGGCTTTCGGTTTCGGCCGTGGCTCAGCAGGCACCTGAGAAAGTTAAAATCAAGAGCAAGCGCAAGAAAGACAAGACCGAGGCGGCGGCCACCCCCGCCCCGACCACCGAATCCACTCCCGCTACACAGCCCGCCGCCCAGATAGATCTGGCCGGCCAATACGGCCAAACCATCACGCAGGAAGACTTGCGCAAGCACCTCACCATCCTAGCTTCGGATGCCTACGAAGGCCGCGAAACTGGTGAGAAAGGCCAGAAAATGGCTGCCGACTACTTAAGCAAGCAGTTCAAAGATCTTGGCCTAACTGGCCCCGTGCAAGGTTCCGACAACCCCTATCTGCAGCACTTCACGATGGAGCGCAGCACTTGGGCCGAAGGTGGCACGATGAAAGTAGGTGGCCAGACCTTTAACTGGCTGGTTGATTTCTACGGGCTAGGCGTTACGCCTTTCCAGCAGGAAACCACCGTGCAGCCCGTTTTCGTGGGCTACGGCATCGAGCAAGACGGCTACTCCGACTATGCGGGCAAAGACGTGCAAGGCAAAGACCTTGTCATTCTGCTCGACGAGCCGAAGTCGGCGGACGGCAAGCCGCTGCTTGGCAAAGACGGCGCGAACAGCAAGTGGGGCAACGACTACCGGGCCAAGGCCGCGCTGGCTGCCGAGAAAGGCGCCCGCTCGGTGTTTTTCGTGGACTTCAACCCGAACAGCAACTTCAGCAAATCATTAGGCCGGGTGTCGCAGTACGTGAGCCGCCCCAGCATTTCGTTTAAGGATGCCAAGCCAGGTACGCGCCGTTCCTCGTTCTTTGTGTCGCCGGCGGTGGGCTACAAGCTGCTAGGCACCAATGAGGCAGCCGTAACCAAGTACATAGCCAGCGTGGGTCAGGCGGGCAAGCCCGTGGCTAGCCCTTTCAAGCCCGCAAAATTTTCAGTGAAAGCCCCCAAGAAAGTGGAAGACTTCACCACTGAAAACGTTATGGGGTACCTGGAAGGCACCGACAAAAAGGACGAAGTAGTGGTGCTGTCTGCGCACTACGACCATATTGGGGTGATAGGCGGCGAGGTGCACAACGGTGCCGACGACGACGGCTCAGGCACGGTAACGCTGTTGGAAATGGCGCAAGGCTTTCTGAAAGCCAAGGCAGAAGGCCATGGTCCACGCCGTAGCTTGCTGTTCTTGGCCGTAACGGGCGAAGAAAAAGGCTTGCTGGGCTCGGAGTATTACACCGACCACCCCATCTTCCCGCTGACCGCCACTGTAGCGGACCTGAACACCGACATGATTGGCCGCACCGACAAAGACCACGAAGGCAAAAGCGAATACGTGTACGTTATTGGCTCCGACAAGCTCTCCACGGAGCTGCACGAAATTGTGCTCAATGCCAACGCGCAGTACACAAAGATTGACTTGGACTTCCGCTTCAACGATCCCGAAGATCCGAACCGGTTCTACTACCGCTCCGACCACTATAATTTCGCCAAGCACAAAATCCCGGTGGCCTTCTTCTTCAATGGCGTGCACGACGACTACCATGGTGCCGGCGACGAAGTAGAGAAAATCGAGTTTCCGCAGATGGAAAAGCGCGCCCGCCTGGTGTTTCACTCGGCTTGGGAAGTAGCCAACCGCGACTCCCGTATCGTGGTGGACTCCAACAAGAAATAG